TTTTGTTTTTAGCTTAGAAATTCACAAAAATAAATTTAACACAATAAacaccaaaaaaataaaaacgaaACAAGTGGTTTCATTCATCTGACCATATGAATTAAACTAAAACAACATATCTAACTAAACTATTTCGCTTTCTTGGGAGATTTAGTAGCCTTCGATGGAGACTTAGGTTCTTTAGCAGCAGTCTTCTTGGGCAAAAGAATCGGGTTAATGTTAGGCAAAACACCACCATGAGCGATCGTAACTCCAGCCAAAAGCTTTCCAAGCTCCTCATCATTCCTAATGGCTAACAACACATGTCTCGGGATTATTCTGTTCTTCTTGTTGTCCCTTGCCGCATTCCCAGCCAACTCCAACACCTGCAAACAAGAAAACAATATAAACAACAGATCTGGaatataaatatatttcaactttaattagCTAGATTAGATCTGATAATAAAAATGAATGCTTACTTCGGCTGCTAGATACTCTAGGACAGCAGCAAGGTAGACGGGTGCA
This genomic stretch from Helianthus annuus cultivar XRQ/B chromosome 8, HanXRQr2.0-SUNRISE, whole genome shotgun sequence harbors:
- the LOC110873155 gene encoding histone H2A encodes the protein MESTGKVKKGAAGRKAGGPRKKAVTRSVKAGLQFPVGRIGRFLKKGRYAQRVGSGAPVYLAAVLEYLAAEVLELAGNAARDNKKNRIIPRHVLLAIRNDEELGKLLAGVTIAHGGVLPNINPILLPKKTAAKEPKSPSKATKSPKKAK